The Rhizobium rhododendri nucleotide sequence CGCCTTGCCCGTGGCGCCCTTGATGGTGCCGGAGCGGATACCATCGGCAAACTTGCCCATCGCTGCCAGCACGCCGTTGACATCAGGCATGACGTCCTTGCCATCGACCATCACCGGCGTGTTCGAGCGGTTGCGGAGTGCGGTATGGAGCACAGCGCGCCCCTCGGTGAAATTGATAGGGGCGCCGGAAAACATCTCGTCGCGCTTTTTCTCGACCCCGCCCTCGGTGGCAAGCTTCAGCAGCAGCGCCATGATCTCGTCATTGACCGCCGTCTTGGAGTAATCCATCAGCAGGTCGTCCAGCGAAGCGGTGTAGCGGGAGAAACGGCCGCTATCGGCGGCGAATGCCGCGCGAATGTCGGTGGCATTGGTGGCCGCAGCCGTGCTCTTCAATTGTTCGACGATCGCTTGCATGGGAAGCTCCTTAGGGGTTCGGAGAAGGTCGCGGAAACTATTCGCTTTGTGATGCCTAAATCAAGTTGGGTCACAAACTATTCGTAAAAAAGCGGAGAGGTGCCGCACCTCCGTTTCAAAAGCAAGGCTCTTGCCAAAGTCGGTGCGGCCCATCCTCACCGATGGGCCGGCTGGTCGCGGCCCCTACTGCTTCTGCCTTGAAACAGGGTGCTACAATCACTCTTTCTGGTTGCTTTCAATTGAAGTATTTCTACCCACGCAATTCCTTCCGCAAGATCTTGCCGACATTCGATTTCGGCAGTTCGTTGCGGAATTCGATGAAGCGTGGGCGTTTGTAGTTGGTGAGGTACCGGGCGCAGTGGGCCTTGATGTCAGCCTCGGTGAGTGCGGGATCGCGGCGGACCACGAAGAGCTTGACGGCCTCGCCGGAATGCTCGTCTGCTACGCCGACCGCAGCCGCCTCGACGATCCCTGCATGCATCGCGGCGACTTCCTCGATCTCGTTGGGATAGACGTTAAAGCCCGAAACGAGGATCATGTCCTTCTTGCGATCGACGATCTTGGTATAGCCGCGAGTATCCATGAAGCCCATGTCGCCGGAGCGAAAATAGCCGTCCGGCGTCATAGCCCGCGCAGTCTCTTCCGGCTGCATCCAGTAGCCGGCCATCACCTGCGGTCCGCGGATGCAGATTTCGCCGACGGTGCCGAGCGGCAGCGAATGGCCCTCGTCGTCGCGAATATCGATATCGGTCGACGACAGCGGCAGGCCTATGGTGCCGGAAAATTCGGTGCTGTCGAAACGGTTGGCGCTGGCCACCGGAGAGGTCTCGGAGAGGCCGTAGCCTTCGGTGATCCAGGCGCCGGTCAGCGTATGCCAGCGCTCCGCGATCGGCCGCTGCACGGCCATGCCGCCGGCAAGCGTGCTCACCTGTGAAAGGTCCAGCTTGCCGAAATCCGGATTGTTCATCAGCGCATTCAGGAGCGTGTTCAACGCCGGGAAGATGTCGACGCGATGCTTGCCCAGTTCCTTGATGAAGCCCGGGATGTCCCTTGGATTGGCGATCAGCACGTTGTGTGCGCCAAGTGATACGCCCATCAGGCAATTCACCGTCAGCGCGAAGATATGGTAGAGGGGCAGGGCGCAGACGAAGGTCAGGATCTCCGGCCGTGGCTTGGAAATATACGCCGAGTTCAGCCACAGCTGCAGCTGGAGCTGGTTGGCGAGTAGATTGGCGTGGGTGAGCGTCGCCGCCTTTGCAGTGCCAGTCGTCCCGCCAGTATATTGCAGGAACGCGGTGTCGCCTTGCGTCAGTGCCACCCGTTCCAGCTTCAGACCTTCGCCTTCGGCCAACACCTTCGAAAACGCTATGTGAGACGGGATGGACCAGGACGGCACCAGCTTCTTGACATGTCGGACGATGAAATTGACGATGTGGCCCTTGAGGCCGATCATCTCTCCGAATGAGCTGACGACCACATGGCGAAGCGCGGTGCGATCGAGCACTTGCTCCACAGTGTGGGCGAAATTCTCCAGCACAAAAATGGCCTTGGCGCCGCAGTCGCGCAGCTGATGCTCGAGTTCTCGAGGTGTGTAGAGTGGGTTGACGTTGACGACGATAAGCCCTGCCCGCAGGATGCCGAACGTCGCGACCGGGTTCTGCAGCACGTTCGGCATCATCACGGCGACGCGGTCGCCTTTGACAAACCCACGGCTCTGAAGCCAGGCGGCGATCTTGCGTGTCTGCTGCTCCATCTCGCCATAGGTCATGGCCCGTCCCATGCTGGTAAAGGCCGGACGGGTGGCGTAGCGGGCGCAGCTATCCTCGAAAAGTTCGCTCAGCGACTGATGCTCAAGTGGCGGCAGGTCTGCCGGCACGCAATCAGGGTAGGACGAAAGCCAGATCCGATCCTGTGCCGGTCCGGTGTAGGTGGGCGCCTCGCTCATGCCACTCTCCTCCCGCAGCCCAACCGCTGCAGTGATTTCGCCGGTGGTTGTGGTGGAAGCCTCCCGCTGGCCACCACGCCGACGCATGTCTCGCATGAAACTAGGCCGACTGCACGCCGGGGGTCAATCGCTGCCGTCGCATTGGCCGTGAAACGACAGCAGACCGGATCGGTCGGCTGAGGGGCACTTCATTTTACTGATACCGGCCATGACGCTGCAGCACCTCGATCTTGTAGCCGTCTGGATCGGTCACGAAGAAAAACAGCGCGAGCAAGGTTCCGTCGCGGTTGAGCTCGGTGATCTTGCCGGGATTGAGACCAAGTGCCGTGAAACGTGCATGCTCCTCCTTGATGTCGTCGACCGACACCGCCAGGTGACCGTAGGCCTCGCCGATGGCATAGGGCTCGACGCGCTGGAGGTTGATTGTCAGCTCCAGCTCGAAGCCGGTCTCGCGATTGCTGAGATAGACCAGCGTGAATGTCTCGAAGGCGATGCGATCGGCCACTTCGAGGCCGAATGCTTTTTCGTAGAACTCGACCGACCGCGCCTCGTCGAGCACGCGGATCATCGAATGAATCATTTTCGCCATGGCGGTCTCCTTTGATGTGCCGAAATCTACGAGCGACGGGTAAGCCTTATGCTGCACGCAGGCCAGTTCGTCTGGCGAGCAGCCGCTCGACCTGCGCCATCGCATCATAGATCAATACGGCCATCAACCCGACGATCAGCCCACCCTGCAGGATAAAGGCGGTGTTGTCGGAAATCAGCCCGGCAATGATCACCTCTCCCAGCCCTTTGGCGGCGACAGTCGAGCCGATTGTCGCCGTACCGATGTTGATGACGGTCGCGACCTTCAATCCCTCGAGTATGAGAGGCATGGCCAACGGCAGCTCGATCGAAAAAAGCCGTTGGCGCGGGCTCATGCCCATCCCGTCTGCGGCCTCGAGCAGGGACGCCGGTATTTGCTGCAGCCCGGCTACGGTATTCTCGAAGATCGGCAGCAGGCCGTAAAGAAAGAGCGCGATCAGTGTCGGCGCCATCCCGAAGCCGGTGGCCGGCACCGCCAGTGCCAGCACGGCCACGGGCGGGAACGTCTGGCCGGCATTGGCGATGGCCCGGGTCAGCGGCAGGAAATCGGCGCCGCTCGCCCGCGTCACGAATATGCCGCCGAGAACGGCAAGCACCGCGCTGCCGGCTATGGAGATCGCCACAAGCTCGAGGTGGTTGGCTGCCAGCAGTACCAGACTGTTCTGCGTATAGACCGGCGGCGCACCGTAGTTGGTAAGCGGCGCCAGCAGGAAAGTCAGCCACTCCGTCCTGAACAAGAGGATGAGAAGAAGCGCCAGCGCGGTAAGCCTGAAGACGTTGGCGACGAAGAGCCTCATGCGCGCTTGCCCAATTGTAGCAGTCGCTGCATCGAGATCGAGCCTACCGGGTTCTCGTTCTCGTCGCGGACGGAGGCCTCGTCTATCCCCTGCCAGATCATTTCCGACAGCGCGTCGCGCAAGTTCAGGGTTTCGGGAAGGCCGAAGCCAAGACCTGCCTTTGCCGGCTCCATGCCGGCTTTCAACGGCAGCATGGCCATCAGCTTCAACGCCTTATCGGAAGTCCCGGTGAGTTGCTCCACGAAGCTGTCGGCTGGCTCGGTCAGGATAGTCTCGGGCGAGGCGCACTGCAGCAGCTTGCCCTCGCTCATCACTGCGATGCGGTCGCCAAGATGGAACGCTTCGTCCATATCGTGGGTGACAAGAATGATGGTCGTGCCGAATTGTTTCTGGATCGCCAGCAGATCGTCCTGGGCCTTGCCGCGGATGACGGGGTCGAGAGCTCCGAACGGCTCGTCCATCAGCAGCACCTCCGGTTCTGCCGCAAGAGCCCGGGCGACACCGACACGCTGCTGCTGGCCGCCGGACAACTGATGCGGATATTTGCCGGCGAAGGTCGCTGCGTCCAGGCGGAAAAGCGACAGCAGTTCCTCAACCCGTCGATCGATGCGCGGCTTGTCCCAGCCAAGCAACTGCGGCACGGTCGCGATGTTCTGCGCCACCGTGCGGTGGGGAAACAGACCGTGACCCTGAATGGCGTAGCCGATCCGTCGCCTGAGTTCGGTCACCGGCACGGAAACGACATCCCTGCCGCCAACCAGGATCTGGCCGCTTGTCATCGGCACCAGCCGGTTCACCATCCGCAGCAGTGTCGATTTGCCTGAGCCGGAGGTGCCGACGACGACGGTCACCGAGCCCTTGGTGACCGTCATGCTGACGTCGTCGACAACAGTAGCGTCGCCATATCGCTTCGTCACGTTGCGAAATTCGATCATCGTTTCCTGCTGTATCCCGGTCGAATTCATGCGCGGCGTCCCCGGATGGTGTCGATGACGGCGTCGAGAACGACGGCCGATGAAAATGCCAGAAAGACGGTCGGCACGGCGCCGAGCAGCACCAGATCCATCGCGGTCTGGCCCAGTCCCTGGAAGATGAACAATCCGAAACCGCCGCCGCCGATAAGCGCTGCCACGGTCACCAGTCCGATTGCCTGGACCAGAACGATGCGGATGCCGGTGAGGATGACGGGAAAGGCAAGCGGCAGGTCGATGCCGAACAGGATCTGCAGCCGCGTCAGTCCCATGCCTGCTGCGGCATCGCGCACGGCCGGATCGACTCCCTCGAGGCCAACGACCGTATTGGCGACAACCGGCAGCAACGAATAGAGGATCAGCGCGATCAGCGCCGGCGCGGCACCGATACCGCGGATGCCGAGGTCAGCGGCGCCAGGCACGTGGGTTGCGATGTAGCCGAGCGGCAGCATCAGCAACCCGAACAGGGCGAGGCTGGGGATGGTCTGTACCATGCTCAGCACCTGCAGCACGATTGCCCTTAGCCTCGGCACCCAGAAGCAGAGGATGCCGAGCGGCAAGGCGAGGAAGATGGCAATGATGACCGAACCGAAGGCGAGAAAAACATGAATTACT carries:
- a CDS encoding long-chain-fatty-acid--CoA ligase encodes the protein MSEAPTYTGPAQDRIWLSSYPDCVPADLPPLEHQSLSELFEDSCARYATRPAFTSMGRAMTYGEMEQQTRKIAAWLQSRGFVKGDRVAVMMPNVLQNPVATFGILRAGLIVVNVNPLYTPRELEHQLRDCGAKAIFVLENFAHTVEQVLDRTALRHVVVSSFGEMIGLKGHIVNFIVRHVKKLVPSWSIPSHIAFSKVLAEGEGLKLERVALTQGDTAFLQYTGGTTGTAKAATLTHANLLANQLQLQLWLNSAYISKPRPEILTFVCALPLYHIFALTVNCLMGVSLGAHNVLIANPRDIPGFIKELGKHRVDIFPALNTLLNALMNNPDFGKLDLSQVSTLAGGMAVQRPIAERWHTLTGAWITEGYGLSETSPVASANRFDSTEFSGTIGLPLSSTDIDIRDDEGHSLPLGTVGEICIRGPQVMAGYWMQPEETARAMTPDGYFRSGDMGFMDTRGYTKIVDRKKDMILVSGFNVYPNEIEEVAAMHAGIVEAAAVGVADEHSGEAVKLFVVRRDPALTEADIKAHCARYLTNYKRPRFIEFRNELPKSNVGKILRKELRG
- a CDS encoding VOC family protein, with the protein product MAKMIHSMIRVLDEARSVEFYEKAFGLEVADRIAFETFTLVYLSNRETGFELELTINLQRVEPYAIGEAYGHLAVSVDDIKEEHARFTALGLNPGKITELNRDGTLLALFFFVTDPDGYKIEVLQRHGRYQ
- a CDS encoding ABC transporter permease; translation: MRLFVANVFRLTALALLLILLFRTEWLTFLLAPLTNYGAPPVYTQNSLVLLAANHLELVAISIAGSAVLAVLGGIFVTRASGADFLPLTRAIANAGQTFPPVAVLALAVPATGFGMAPTLIALFLYGLLPIFENTVAGLQQIPASLLEAADGMGMSPRQRLFSIELPLAMPLILEGLKVATVINIGTATIGSTVAAKGLGEVIIAGLISDNTAFILQGGLIVGLMAVLIYDAMAQVERLLARRTGLRAA
- a CDS encoding ABC transporter ATP-binding protein, translated to MIEFRNVTKRYGDATVVDDVSMTVTKGSVTVVVGTSGSGKSTLLRMVNRLVPMTSGQILVGGRDVVSVPVTELRRRIGYAIQGHGLFPHRTVAQNIATVPQLLGWDKPRIDRRVEELLSLFRLDAATFAGKYPHQLSGGQQQRVGVARALAAEPEVLLMDEPFGALDPVIRGKAQDDLLAIQKQFGTTIILVTHDMDEAFHLGDRIAVMSEGKLLQCASPETILTEPADSFVEQLTGTSDKALKLMAMLPLKAGMEPAKAGLGFGLPETLNLRDALSEMIWQGIDEASVRDENENPVGSISMQRLLQLGKRA
- a CDS encoding ABC transporter permease is translated as MDDGYRVRGADRLGIVLVTVGLLATATMPLIIAKANRIAAGKPLALTQLLGQPVVLALMALLLATGIAAIFVRNAPLRLVIATLCLATLLLAIGLVSTASTPNGSASARMTPGGTFWVLLAVVGLVISDALVKLQLTPWMRVASLLFYAALLAAFLFSGSLDSLSIMKEFAIRSEQFWGEAVIHVFLAFGSVIIAIFLALPLGILCFWVPRLRAIVLQVLSMVQTIPSLALFGLLMLPLGYIATHVPGAADLGIRGIGAAPALIALILYSLLPVVANTVVGLEGVDPAVRDAAAGMGLTRLQILFGIDLPLAFPVILTGIRIVLVQAIGLVTVAALIGGGGFGLFIFQGLGQTAMDLVLLGAVPTVFLAFSSAVVLDAVIDTIRGRRA